The following proteins are encoded in a genomic region of Glycine max cultivar Williams 82 chromosome 18, Glycine_max_v4.0, whole genome shotgun sequence:
- the LOC100818553 gene encoding ICL/PEPM domain-containing protein, whose product MEKVKVLRRLLETPGVHQGPACFDALGAKLIESAGFPYCITSGFSIAASRLALPDTGFISYGEMLEQGQLITQAVSIPVIGDADNGYGNAMNLKRTVKGFIAAGFAGIILEDQIAPKACGHTRGRKVIPREEGVMKIRAAVDARRESGSDIVIVARTDARQAVSLEEALTRCKAYGDAGADVLFIDALASVQEMKALCQLSPHLPKLANMLEGGGKTPILSPQELEDVGYKLAIYPISLIGVCIRAMQDALTAIKGGAVPPPGSMPSFEEIKDIVGFNSYYKEEERYATSTNHQP is encoded by the exons ATGGAGAAAGTGAAGGTGCTTCGGCGACTCCTCGAGACACCAGGGGTTCACCAGGGGCCAGCCTGTTTCGACGCTCTGGGTGCGAAGCTCATAGAATCCGCTGGCTTCCCCTACTGCATCACCAGTGGCTTCTCCATCGCCGCTTCCAGGTTGGCTCTGCCCGACACCGGCTTCATCTCCTACGGCGAAATGCTGGAGCAGGGCCAACTCATCACCCAAGCCGTTTCCATTCCCGTCATTGGCGACGCCGACAACGGCTACGGCAATGCCatgaacctcaagcgaaccgTCAAGGGTTTCATTGCCGCCGGTTTCGCAGGAATCATTCTGGAAGACCAG ATTGCGCCGAAAGCGTGTGGGCACACGCGCGGGAGGAAAGTGATACCGAGAGAGGAGGGCGTTATGAAGATTAGAGCCGCCGTGGATGCGAGAAGAGAGAGTGGGTCTGACATTGTGATTGTGGCGCGCACGGATGCTCGGCAAGCTGTGTCCTTGGAGGAAGCGTTGACGAGGTGCAAGGCTTATGGGGATGCTGGGGCCGATGTTCTTTTCATAGACGCACTCGCTTCGGTTCAAGAAATGAAAGCTCTCTGTCAACTTTCTCCCCATCTTCCCAAACTC GCAAATATGCTTGAAGGAGGAGGCAAAACGCCTATACTTAGTCCTCAAGAACTTGAAGACGTTGGTTATAAACTTGCTATTTATCCAATTTCCTTGATTGGGGTTTGCATACGAGCAATGCAGGATGCACTCACTGCTATTAAAGGAGGCGCTGTTCCTCCTCCGGGAAGCATGCCATCTTTTGAAGAAATCAAGGACATCGTAGGTTTCAACTCTTATTATAAAGAAGAGGAGCGTTATGCTACAAGCACCAATCACCAgccttaa
- the LOC100817482 gene encoding solute carrier family 35 member F1, which yields MMFDFGRIWTPNTLIGLGLGQFLSLLITSTGFTSSQLAKKGINAPTSQSFLNYVFLSLVYGTILLYRRKALKAKWYYYIILGLVDVEANFLVVKAYQYTSLTSVMLLDCWSIPSVMLLTWLFLKTKYRFKKITGVVVCVAGLVLVVFSDVHSGDRAGGSNPRKGDLLVIAGATLYAISNVSEEFLVKNADRVELMAMLGLSGGIISAIQISILERNELKSIHWSAEAALPFVGFAVAMFMFYSLVPVLLKINGSTMLNLSLLTSDMWAVLIRIFAYHEKVDWMYFVSFGAVTIGLIIYSGGDIDEDQHPPNAAIVDLGPAVKQDEEANSGNHSKGTAAGSSKTWVA from the exons ATGATGTTCGACTTTGGCAGGATTTGGACCCCAAACACGTTGATAGGTCTTGGCTTGGGAcagtttctttctcttctcatcaCTTCCACCGGCTTCACTTCTTCTCAATTGGCTAAAAAAG GAATTAATGCTCCTACTTCACAGTCGTTTCTGAACTATGTGTTCTTGTCTCTTGTCTATGGAACTATTCTCCTCTATCGAAGGAAAGCACTCAAG GCAAAATGGTACTATTATATAATTCTCGGATTGGTTGATGTAGAAGCAAATTTTCTTG TTGTGAAGGCATACCAATACACCTCACTTACAAGTGTGATGCTGCTTGACTGCTGGTCAATTCCGTCCGTCATGCTTCTTACATGGCTTTtcttgaaaacaaaatatagattCAAAAAGATTACCGGTGTAGTTGTTTGCGTTGCTGGCCTTGTCTTGGTTGTGTTTTCTGACGTTCATTCAGGTGACCGTGCAG GTGGAAGCAATCCTCGTAAAGGGGACCTTCTTGTTATTGCTGGTGCTACCTTGTATGCAATCAGTAATGTCAGTGAG GAATTTCTTGTGAAAAATGCTGATAGAGTTGAGCTTATGGCAATGTTAGGTCTCTCTGGTGGCATTATCAGTGCCATTCAAAT AAGCATACTTGAGCGCAATGAACTTAAATCTATTCATTGGTCGGCAGAGGCG GCGCTTCCTTTTGTTGGATTTGCAGTGGCCATGTTTATGTTTTACTCTTTAGTCCCTGTTCTACTTAAG ATCAATGGTTCTACCATGCTAAATTTGTCTCTGTTGACCTCAGACATGTGGGCTGTCTTAATTCGCATTTTTGCTTACCATGAGAAG GTTGATTGGATGTACTTTGTGTCATTTGGTGCCGTTACCATTGGGCTCATAATCTATTCAGG AGGGGACATAGATGAGGATCAGCACCCTCCAAATGCTGCCATCGTTGATCTTGGCCCTGCAGTCAAACAAGATGAGGAAGCCAATTCAGGAAATCATAGCAAAGGAACTGCGGCTGGAAGCTCAAAAACATGGGTAGCTTAG